The following nucleotide sequence is from Natronorubrum aibiense.
CCACTTGATACCGCGAGCGGAGTCCTCGGCCGGCGCGACGTCCCACTCGTCGCTGGTGAGCCATGACTGGTCTTGCTTCGCGACGATGCCGAGAATCGGGAGATTCTGGTTGTTGTGCCACGCGACCCGTGTTATCGTCTCGGAAACCTGAGCGTCGTCCTGCATCGTTGCAACGCTGCGAATCTCTTCGAACGGATTCAATGTCATCTCGCCCGAATCATCCATCGCCGGGACAGTATATTCGCCTTCCTCGAAATTGTGTCCGCCGTCGACGTCTGGGATGTTGAGTTGCCACCGAAGCGGGAAGTACGGGAACGACGAGCGAGCGCCACCGGGTAGCCAGTAGAACGCGCCCACCGCGAAATCGGAGTTGGTGTACGCACCGTAGAAGTCACCACTCGGTAGCGAGTTTATTTCGAAGTCGAAACCGAAGGAGTTCAGCTGATCGACGACGGTGTTGGTTGCAGTCGTCCAGTCGGTCCACCCCGCCGGGGTCACGTAGCTTCCACCGAGAGTGTTCCCATCGCCGTCGCGCCACGTCCCGTCCGACCTCGAGTAGCCGGCGTCACGGAGCAGTTCGGCAGCCGCCTCGGACTGTGTGGCATCCGGACCGTAACTTTCGAAACGGTCGTAGTCGTCACCGAGCCAAGTTTCTTGATCGGCCGGCGCAATGCCGGTGACTTTCGGAGCCGGATTCTTCGTGCGTGGTCCGGCGTTATCGGCAACCTGCTGACGGTTGATAACGTGTGCGACCGCCTGGCGAACATTTCGGTTGCCGAAGTCCTCGTCGTCGTGATTGAAGATGACTCCGTATCCCCAGTTCGCCGGAAGGGTGACCTCTTCGACATGGTCCGGGAAGCTCTCGACGATGGTCGGTGGCACAAACAGGCTCGAGACGACGTCGAGCTCGCCGCCCATCAACCCTTGCTGGAGTGCGGTGTTCTCCTGTCGGCTCAGAAGTTCGTATGTGTCGAAATCGATGGCGTCGGCGTTGTAGAAGTGCTCGTTGCGCGTAAGGGTCCAAGCTTGGTCGTTCTTGGATTCGAACGTGAATGGACCGTTGCCGTGAATATCGTCTTCCCACTCGAATTGCTGGATAGCTGATGCATCTTGGTCCAGAAACTCATTGTAAACAGGCTGATACCCATGAATACGGAGATCGCCATTAGCAAGCGTATGCTTGATAATCTCCGGATTTGACGGGCGCGAGAGGTTGATGACGACCGTCTTGTCTGTCTCACCCTCTTCAACGCTGTCGGTGAAGTCCCACAGCGTGGCATTGGTCTTTTCCATCAGCCTGAACTGCGTGATGACGTCGCCCGCCGTAACGTCGTCGCCGGTGTCCCACTTGAGGTCATCACGCAGCGTCAGCGTGACCGTCTCGTCTTCGAACGACCAGTCCTCTAGCCCGGCCAACTCAAACTCCTGTGTACTGAAGTTGTAAGCCGCAAAGCGCTCGAAGATGTGGTTGCCTGCGGTCCAGTCGTAATTCTGGGTCGCCATCGGGTTCAGGTGCATATTCGACGGGACCCCTTCGTTGGTGGCGCCCGTGAGAGTAGTGGCACTGGACGACTCGCCGCCGAGACACCCGGCGAGGGCTGCTGCTCCAGAAACGCCAGTTAGTTTGACTAGTTGCCGTCGGCTAATCATATCGCGATAGCCATCAGTAGTTCGTGACATTGCGTACAACTCCACTGTAATTCTACCCATATTAAATGTTTTGGTATTGAGGAACAAACACACGCCCAACTGTACCACACCAGCTATTGGTGAGTGATAACGTAAACTGGTCCGGAACGTCAGAGTGAGTCAGCGTCGTTGCCTTCCCTCGAGCAACTCTGCCCTCACCGCAAGTACAGAGTTTGGGATCACTATCATGCAAAAGTATAAATGCACATAGTTGAATCGTTCTCACGATGCAGTCTAGCGATACGCAACCACTTTACAGAGATTCGACTGTCTCGATCACGAAACGTGTTACCGACCTGCTCGATAGAATGACGCTCGAGGAGAAGGCCAGGCAACTTGTCGGGACGTGGGCGGGCCACCTCGAGGAGTTCAAAGATATCGACGACGTCGAAAAGGAAGTCACAGAACACAACGTCGGGGCCGTCGCATCGTTCGGATGGGGCGGGGCCATGGACATGCGATTGGACGAGATCGTCGAGAACGTCAACCGACTTCAAGAAGCCGCGCTCTCGGAGACACGGCTCGGTATTCCCCTGTTGTTCAACGTCGACGCCGTCCACGGTCATGCCTACGTCGCCGAAGGGACAGCGTTCCCCAACGGTCTCGGCGCCGGAGCGACATGGGATGTCGACTTAATCGAGCAGGGTGCCAGCATCACAGCCACCGAGGTACGCCGGAGCGGCGCACACCAAAACTACTCGCCGACCTGTGACGTGGCCCGTGACCCACGGTGGGGACGCACGTTCGAAACGTTCGGCGAAAGTCCGTATCTCTGCGCGAAATTGGCGGCTGCGAAGGTTCGTGGCTATCAGGGCGACGGGATCGAGGACTCGTCGTCGGTCATTGCGACGGCGAAACATTTCCCGGCC
It contains:
- a CDS encoding ABC transporter substrate-binding protein — translated: MHLNPMATQNYDWTAGNHIFERFAAYNFSTQEFELAGLEDWSFEDETVTLTLRDDLKWDTGDDVTAGDVITQFRLMEKTNATLWDFTDSVEEGETDKTVVINLSRPSNPEIIKHTLANGDLRIHGYQPVYNEFLDQDASAIQQFEWEDDIHGNGPFTFESKNDQAWTLTRNEHFYNADAIDFDTYELLSRQENTALQQGLMGGELDVVSSLFVPPTIVESFPDHVEEVTLPANWGYGVIFNHDDEDFGNRNVRQAVAHVINRQQVADNAGPRTKNPAPKVTGIAPADQETWLGDDYDRFESYGPDATQSEAAAELLRDAGYSRSDGTWRDGDGNTLGGSYVTPAGWTDWTTATNTVVDQLNSFGFDFEINSLPSGDFYGAYTNSDFAVGAFYWLPGGARSSFPYFPLRWQLNIPDVDGGHNFEEGEYTVPAMDDSGEMTLNPFEEIRSVATMQDDAQVSETITRVAWHNNQNLPILGIVAKQDQSWLTSDEWDVAPAEDSARGIKWPSHWLPKQGQLNPINQ